One Deltaproteobacteria bacterium genomic window, TCCATCGTTCGACGACAGTTCAAGCTGGAGAACGTGGAGTTCGAACTCGACCTGGCCGAGGGCCTGCCCATGATCCGGGCTCAGGATAACCGCTTGCAGCAGGTATTTTTCAATATCGTGACCAACGCCCGGGATGCCATTCTGGAGCGCGGACAGCGGCTTGCCCAGCCCTATGACGGCCTGATCAGGGTGAAGACCTTCCTCCAGGCTGACGGTCGGGTCGGCGTCAGCTTCACGGACAACGGCATCGGCATATCCAAGGAAAACAGGGACAAGATCTTCGAGCCCTTTTTCACCACCAAGGAGGCCGGGCAGGGCATGGGCCTTGGACTGGCCATCTCCTACGGGATCATCAAGGACTACGGAGGGGAAATCCAGATCATGGGCAAGGAGGGCGAGGGCACTACGTTCACCATCTCGTTCCCGGCTCTCAAGACCCAGTCATGAACAGAATCCTGGTCATCGACGATGAACGGCCGACGCTGAAGATGTTTTCCCTTTTTCTGCGGGCCTACGGATTCGACATGCTGGCGGCCGAGAGCGGTCGGGAAGGGCTGGAGATCTTCGAGCGGGAAAAGCCCCCTCTGGTGCTGACGGACGTCAAGATGCCCGGAATGGACGGACTGGGCGTACTCAAGCGGATCAAGGAGATTTCTCCGGAGTCCGAGGTCATAGTGGTCACCGGACATGGGGACATTGATCTGGCTTTGAAGACCTTGCGTCTTGGGGCGGCGGATTTCATTGCCAAGCCTATCGATCGCACGAGTCTGGAGGCGGCACTGAGCAGGGCCCGAGAGCGATTGGATTTGGCCCGGGAGAAGCGGGAGGAGATTCAGGTTCAGGAGACGGATCACGCCCTGATCCTTAACTTCCGGGGCCATGTCAATGCGCCGTCGGAGCCTTTTCTCGCTCGGGCTATGACCAGGGCTTTGGAGGCGAACAAACCCCTTGTGCTTTTCAATTTCAATCCAAACATCTCGGTCAACGGCGTTGGCATGACCCTGCTGAGCGGGGCCATCGACCGGGCCGAACAGGCCGGAAAAACGGTTCGAATCGCCGGCCTTCCGGGACATTTCCGCCAGGTTTTCGAGGCCGTGGGCATAGCCTCCAGGGCCGAGATTCACGACAGCCTGGATGCGGCCATGGCCTTGCCCTGATTCGATTTTTTCTCTATATTCCTCCGAAATGGCCCCCCTTATGTCGGGCCTGCCCCCCCGAATACCCCCAAAGGATCGGCAAAGACCGAGAATCGTCCTTCCCGGGCAAAGGCGGCCAAGGACATGGATTCGTCCCGGATGATGGACATGGCTCCGGTGGTCGTGGCTGATCGGCTGACCACGGCGCGAAACCCTGCCCTGGCGGCCTTGGTGGCTAGAGAGGCGGTTATCCGGGCTGAAACGAACAGGACTAGTGAATCGGGAGTCCGGTGTTTCCGAAGGGCCCATGCCGCCAGACGATCCAGGCAATTGTGGCGGCCAATGTCTTCGACGGCATGGACCATGGCCCCTGTACCGGGATCAAAGAGCCCGGCCCGGTGAAAGCATCCGGTTCGGTCCCATTGTCCTCCGACGGTCATGAAGTTGCGCATGGCTGTCAGGACACGATCCGGGGCCATGGGTTTCAGCGCCCCGATGGACCTGGGCCGGGGGTCGGGACCAGGCCGAAAAAAGAACTCGGATCGGCCGTTTTCGTCATGAGTATCTATCCCGTCCGGGACTGGCATCTCTCCCGGAGTGCAGTATTCGATCAGAGCGTAGCCGCTGGCCAGGTCCTCAAGGTCGCAGGGAAAGGCCCAGAGCCTTTGTGGAGGCCTTTGAGGCCAGTGTACGGTAATCCGGACTTCCGGGGCTATCCAGTCCTCGAAGGTTTTCCAGCGGCCATCCTTGAACTGACGGCATAGACCTTTGTCCGGACCTGGCCCCTGGGAGGCGGTGCTGGTCATGGTCTATCCTCGTCAAGAGAACATGAGTCGCCGCAGCATGGGCCGGAAAGACTTGCGTAGGCCAGAAGAATCCTGGCCTCGCGCTGTTTCCGGATTTCGTCCGCGGGCCAGGCCGGAGCTTCGGCGGCCATGGCCAAGACAGTTCTCCAGGAGGGAAACTCCGAGGAGCCCTCCAGAATTTCCTTTTCGTCGGCGGTCCTTGTCAGAAAGAATTCTTTTGTGTCCGTGACCAGAGTCAGGGGAAAGGGGCCGTCGGGGCCCAGACGGGCCGCGGCCACGCTTTGACGGAGAAATGTGCCGGGCTTGCCGAAGCAGAAGAGTACGGCCATGAGGGGCTTGCCGTCAGGCTTGAAAGCGGCAATGTCGATGGTCTGTTCTGCGGTCTGGCCATCGACGATGACCCGGATTTGGGTTCTTGGCTTCAAGGACTCCTTGGGAAAGCCGCATTCCTCGGTCATGAGCCGGGCCAGGGCCTGACGGAGGTCCTCGAAGGTCGAGTTTCGAATTTCTTGGCCGGTCAGATAGTCGAGGATGGTGCCCTCAAGGCTAGTCTCGTGCATTGTACCCCTTACGACGACTGGCAGGTTTCGAGGACGTCGTCCGGGACCCGGGTCAGGGCCGCATTCTTTCCCGAAACAACCTGCCCCAGGTTTTCCAGGCCGAGGACTCGGGCCGGAACGGCGGTCAGCATAGGTACGAGCCGTTCCAGACCCAGAGGGTTTTCGAGATGGCTCTGGAGGAACACGGCCTCGGACCAGAGCCGAAGATCGTCGTTGGATGCCAGGCTGTCGGTCCCCATGCAGAGCGGAATTTCTGTCTGCAGCAGATCCGTCCATCGGGCCTGACCGACTCCGATGTAGGCGTTGCTCCTGGGACAGAGGCATACCGTGGCCCCGGAGTCAACCAAAAGAGCGATGTCCCGATCGTTCAGATGGACACAGTGCACGGCAAGGGTCTTGGCGTCGAGAAGACCGAGGCGCTGGGCATGGTCTACGGGGGAATGTCCCGGATGGGCGTAGCCGGAGGGCAGGATCCTCTTGGCCAGGAGTTGGCGAAGTGGTCCTGAGCCGGAAAGAAGAAGTTCCGTCTCACCCGGATGTTCGGCCAGATGGATGCTGAAGGGCTGATTTCGTGCCCGGGTCTCGGCCTTGGCTGCAGAGAGGATCGTCGGGGCAGTGGAATACAGGGCGTGTCCGGACGGGATGGCGTGCGCGGCCGTTGTCGGCAATGGCGTCTCGACGTCCGGACAGCGGTCCTTGAAGCCGATTCGCTCCATCAATAGATGAAAACTCAGGCCGGCCCGGGTCAAGGCCTCGGCGACGGGTTCGGGCTGCCGAGAGCAGGTGTCGGCCACATGGACCACGCCGCTGTCTCTCATCTCGGCCACGGCCTGGTCCAGCGTCCCTGAATCCTGATTCATGAGATTCAGCTCTACAAGTGAGGAGACCCAGACCTCGAATCCCTGACCCCTGGCCACCAAGCCACGCAGGTGGGAGAGCTCGAGGTGGGAGTGGGCGTTGATCAGCGCCGGGCAGACATGGCCAGGGACGTTCACGATCGGTTCCGGCAGGGTGGCCGAGCAAATTCTTGGCCATGACCCTGCCGAAACGATTGTTCCCTGTCGGCAGACCACAGCGGCATCGTCCAAGCATATCGGAAGCTTGGGACTCGCAGGCCAGAGATGCTCGGCCCGGAGCGTGCCGGACCAGTCGGGAGGAGGGAATACAGCATCCGAAAATGGCATGGGGTCTAGAGCATGAGGAGCTGCTTGAGCTCCCCGATTCGCCGGCGGCTGACCGGGAGTTCGATTTTCTTGCGGCCAACGGTCCTGAGCATGAAATTACTGCCGGGCATGGAGGCGATTTCGGTGACCATGTCCAGGTTGACGAGGTATTTACGGTGGACCCGAAAGAAGCGGTGGGCCCGAAGCCGTTCCTCGAGATTCTTGAGACGGTAGGAGGTCAGGTATTTCTGAGTCGTGGTATGGACGTAACTGTAGTCCTCATAGGCCTCAACGAAGACGATCTGGTTGTAGGGAATGAGGTACATCCGCCCGTCCTGGGTGATGGGCAACTTCTCGATGTCCAGAGGGCGCCCACCCTTGCGGTCCCAAGCATGGCGAAGGGCCGAGAGTAGGCGGTCCTCGTCGTCGTCCTTGAGAGCGAGGTGGAGGGTCTCCTCCTCGGAGAACGGCCCGTCGGATCCGGAGAACCTGGATCCTTCAACAGGAGGGCGGTCCGGAACAATTCTCCTGATCCGGGCAATGGTCGTCTTGATGCGTTCTCCGTCAAATGGCCAGAGCAGATAGTCCAGTGCCCCGAGTTCGAAGGCCTTGAAGGCCGCTTGTTCTTCTTGGGCTATGAATACCAGACCGGGCCTTTGCTTCCGTTGGTTGAGAATCTGGGCCAACTCTAGGCCGCTGACACCACCTTCAAGTTCGGTGCCCAGCAGGAAGACGTCATAGGGAATGTGTTCAAGGAGCTCCAGGGCTTCGAAGGACGAAACGGCCTCTCCGAGGATGGTGATTTCCGGGGCCGTATAGAAAAGTCGTCTTGTCTTGGCCCGAATTTCGGGCGAAGGATGGATGATGAGCGCTCTGAGCTTGGCCATGTGCTCTCCCCAGTGGAATGAATCCTCCGGACGGCATTTTCCGGAGTGTCGCTGTCTGCTTGACTGGAGCGAACGACGGTCGGACCGGGTCGTCGATCCGCGGTCACTCTAAATTATTTTTTTTAGTTAATTCAAAGTAGGACCGGTGGCAAATGGCCGCCGTCAGCCGGTCGTGAGGGAAATGGAATTGACTGAACATGGCAATTTATAATTTTTAAAATTTAAAATTTCTATTTTGAAAAATTTCCCTTGCAAAGGATATATTTCTTAAGATATTGTTTTATAAATATATTTTTTTAAATCGTTTGATAATGCGACTATTTTATAATACTATTTAACAAAAAATAATATTTTTTGTTACTTTTAAATTTTTTATATGTATCGAAAGTTTTGATTGCTGGTTGGAGGTTCTAGCAATTTTTTTGAATACGGGGTATGGAGAAAACAATCTCTAAGCGCAAATTTTCAATACTCAAAGGAGCGTAATCACCCAGTCTGACCAGATCATCTTCAGCAAAACACAATTTGCAGGGATAGTCCTGACAATCCTTACAACCCAAGAGGCAAGGGGGTTAGTATGTCCAACAAAAACGTGGGCGCAGTAATGGTTGTTGGCGGTGGTATCGCCGGCATCCAGTCTGCACTGGATCTCGCGGATGCGGGGTACTTCGTGTACCTGGTCGAGAAATCGGCTGGCATCGGCGGCGCCATGGCCCAGCTTGATAAGACCTTCCCCACCAACGACTGCGCGATGTGAATACTCGCGCCCAAGTTGGTTGAGTGCGGTCGGCACTTAAACATTCAGTTGCTCACTCTGAGCGAGGTACAGAAGGTCAAAGGCGAGGAAGGGAATTTCACCGTCACAGTGAAGCAGAATCCCCGCTATGTTGACATGGACAAATGTATCGCGTGCGGCCTGTGCGCGGAGAAGTGTCCCAAAAAAGTCAGCGATGAATTCAACGAAGGTCTGAGCAAGCGCAAGGCCGCCTATATCCCGTATGGGCAGTCCGTGCCGCTTAAGTACGCCCTGGATGGAGAAAATTGTATCTACATTCAGAAGGGAAAGTGCGGGGCCTGTGAGAAGCATTGCCCCACTGGGGCCATCAAGTTCGACGACAAGGAAACCCTGCTCGAAGTCAAGGTCGGCTCCATCATTGCCGCTCCGGGTTTCAAAGCCTTCGATCCAGTTTCCTATGACATGTTCGATTTCGGCCACAATCCCGATGTGGTCACAAGTCTGCAGTACGAGCGGATTTTGTCGGCTTCGGGGCCGTGTATGGGCCATCTGCAAAGACCCTCGGACAGCGTTGAGCCCAAAAAAGTGGCTTGGCTACAATGCGTGGGTTCGCGGAACACGAATCAGTGCGCCAACGGCTATTGCAGTAGCGTCTGCTGCATGTACGCCATCAAGCAGGCCATCGTCTCCGCCGAGCACGCCTCTGGCGACCTGGAGTGCACCATCTTCTACATGGACATGCGCACTCACGGTAAGGAATTCGAGAAATACTACGAACTGGCCAAGGAAAAAGGAATCAAGTTCGTCCGCAACCGCATCCATACCGCCTATCCCAAGGAAGGCGGAGGCGTACTCCTGGAGTACATGGGCGATGACGGCAAGCTGACCCGTGAACCCTTCGACATGTTTGTGTTGTCCGTGGGCCTTGAAACCGGCCCCGAGGCACTGCAGCTGGCCGAGACTCTGGGCATCGAACTGGACGCCTACAAGTTTGCCAAGACCACGAGCTTCGAACCGGTGGCCACCACCCGGCCGGGCATCTATGCCTGCGGCTGCTACCAGGGGCCAAAGGACATCCCCCAGTCTGTGACCGAGGCCTCGTCCGCAGCCTTTGCCGCGGTAAAGACCCTGGCTTCCGAGCGGGGATCCCTGACCAAGGCCAAGACCTTCCCCCCAGAAAAAGATCTGGCGGCGGACGAACCCAAGATCGGTGTCTTTGTCTGTTCTTGCGGGATCAACATCGCTGGAACGGTAGATGTGAAGAAAGTCTGTGAATATGCTGAGACGTTGCCTAACGTGGTTTACGTCAAGAACAACATGTTTTCCTGCTCGGCGGACACTCAGGCCCTCATCGCTCAGGAAATCAAGGCCAACGACCTGAACCGGATCGTCATCGCGGCCTGTACGCCCAGGACTCACGAACCCCTGTTCCAGGAAACCATTCGTGAAGCGGGTCTGAACCCCTACCTGGTGGAGATGGCCAACATCCGTAACCAGAATAGCTGGGTCCATCAGAAAGAGCCTGAAAAGGCCACGGAGAAGGCCATCGACCAGGTCCGCATGGCCGTTGCCAAGGCCCGTCTGCTCCAGCCCCTGGACGCCTTGTCGGTTCAAGTCAATCAGACCGCGTTGGTCGTGGGTGGCGGTGTGGCAGGCATGACTGTGGCATTGGGCCTGTCCAAGCAGGGCTTTGACACCGTTCTGCTTGAGAAGACCTCGACCCTGGGTGGAAACGCTTTGGCTTTGAACAAAACATGGAAGGGCGAGGAGATCTCCCCCTATGTGAAGGAATTGGCCGCCAAGGTTGAAGCGACCAAGGGCATCAGGGTCTACAAGAACGCCGCCTTAAAAACCTGCAAGGGTTCGGTGGGCGATTTTGTTAGTGAGATCGACGTAGCCGGGGAAACCAGAGCCATCAAGTATGGTGCAGCAGTCATCTGTACAGGAGCCAAGGAATCCAAGCCCAGCGAGTACCTCTACGGGCAGGATGACCGGGTCTTTACACACCTGGAGTTTGATAAGGAGCTTCGGGAGCACGGGCCGGCCATAGCCAAGGCCGGGAGCACGGTGTTCATTCAGTGCGTGGGCTCCCGCGAGCCGGGACGCATGTGGTGTAGCCGGGTGTGTTGCACGCACACCATGGAATCGGCCTTGGAAGTCAAAAAGGCCAACAAGGATATGAACGTCGTGGTCCTGTACCGAGACATCAGGACCTACGGAGCCCGTGAGGATCTCTTCAAGGCCTGCCGAGACCAGGGCGTCATCTTCATTCGCTACAGCCTGGACAAGAAGCCTCAGGTCACCAAGCGGGGGAACGATCTGGTCATCACGGTCGAGGATCACATCCTGAAGCAGAATGTGGAGATCAGGGCCGACTATCTGGTGTTGGCCTCGGCCATTGAGCCCAGAGACAACAAGTCCTTGGTGGAACTCTACAAATGTGGTCTGAACGCTGACGGGTTCCTTTCAGAGGCACATCCGAAGCTTCGTCCGGTGGACATGACCGTGGATGGCATGTTTCTGGCTGGCATTTGCCACTACCCCAAGCCTCTGGACGAAACCATCGCCCAGGCTCAGGCGGCTGTGGCCAGGGCCACATTGATCTTGTCCAAGTCCGAGATGACCCTCGACTCAATCAAGTCCTACCCCACGGAGAACTGCGATGGGTGCGCTCTGTGCGTGGACACCTGTCCCTATGGGGCAATCACTCTGATCGAGTATCGGGCCGAAGACGGAAGGACGGCCAGAAAGATAGAAACCAACAAGGCCCTGTGCAAGGGGTGTGGTATCTGCGAGGCCACCTGTCCCAAGATGGGCGTTTTTGTCAGCGGCTTCACCAATATTCAGCTCGAAGCCCAGCTTGGAGCGGTCTTGGAGAATATATAGCCCGAAGCCATGGACCAACCGTGGCCTAACAATTCGACACCAAGAAAGGAGACATATCGATGACTGGTAATTTCGAGCCGGTAATCGTTGGATTCCTCTGCAACTGGTGCGCCTACGCCGGAGCCGATCTGGCAGGGGTTTCCAGGCTGCAATATCCACCGAACATGCGGGCTATCCGGGTCATGTGCTCCGGGATGGTTCATCCCAACCTTGTCGTGGAGGCTCTGGAAAAAGGCGCTGACGGCGTCATCGTCATGGGCTGACACCTCGGCGAATGTCATTACCTGGATGGTAATCACAAAGCATTGGCAAGGGCGCAGGCCATTACCCTGGTTCTTGAGGACATGGGGATCAATCCGGAACGCTTCAGGATCGAGTGGGTTTCTTCGGCAGAGGCCCCTCGCTTCCAGGAAGTGGTGACCAAGTTCACCGAGAAGATCAAGGAGCTGGGACCCAATCCCCTTCGAGAGGAGAAAAAACGAGCCGCCAGCGCATGATGACGCCCGGTTCGTCCCGGGCCAGACCCGGATCAAGAACCATGGAGGTAGAAAATGGCCAAAGTTAAGATAGCGGAAGAATGGTTGAACTCATGCTCAGGCTGTGAGATCGCCATTTTGAACATCGGCGAAGTCCTGGTTGACCTTCTGGTCAACAACCTGGATTTCGTCCACATCCCGGTGATCATGGATCACAAGTATTACGGCCAGACCGGGGAGGAGCAAAAGCTCGACATCCCCGAGGCCGTGGTCGGGATCATCAGCGGAAGCGTCCGCAACGAGGAGCACAAGGAAATCGCCGAGGAAATGCGTAAGAAGTGCCAGCTGATTATCGCTCTGGGCACCTGCGCCACTAACGGCGGCATCCCGGCCCTCATCAACATGTATAAGGACGAGGACATGCTGGATTTCGTTTATCGGCAGTCCCCCACCACCGACCCGGGACCAAACCCCACGTCCCACATCCCACCACTTCTGGAGCGTTGTTACGCCCTGGACGAAATCATCGACGTGGACATCTATCTGCCCGGGTGCCCCCCACACCCCGACTGGATCGCTGCCGCCGTCCTGGCCCTGCTGGACGGCAAGACCGAGTTCGCCATGCCCGAGCGTTCGGTTTGCGACATGTGCCCGACCAAGAAGGAGGGCAAGAAGGGCCTGGAAGACATCAAGAGAATGCTCAAGACCCCGGATTTTAATCCGGACAAACCCCTGGACGAAATGCGCTGCCTTTTGGAGCAGGGATTCCTTTGCCTGGGGCCGGTGACCAAGGCCGGATGCGGCGGCAAGGGCAAGCCACCCCGTTGTCTGAGCACCCGCATGCCCTGTCGCGGCTGCTACGGGCCGATCCGAAAGACGTCCAAGCCTCTTATCGACTACATGGGTGCCCTGGCGTCCAATGGATTCGACACCTCGAAGATGTTGGACCGTCGCGGATACCTGGGGCGTTTTTCAGGGGCTCACGGCGTTCTCAAAAGATTGGGTTAGGAGGAAACTATGGGTAAGACCTTAAATATAGCCCCGGTCTCCAGGATTGAAGGTCACGCCAGCGTGACCATCCACCTGGACGATTCGGGGAACGTCACCGACGCAAGGCTTCATGTCTTGTCCTTGCGAGGATTCGAGAAATTCGTCATCGGCCGGCCCGTCGAGGAAGTCTGCCGGATCGTGAACCGCATCTGTGGTATCTGCCCCTGGCAGCACCATCTGGCCTCCAACAAGGCAGCGGACGGCTGTCTGAACGTTACTCTGCCGCCGGCGGGCAAAAAACTCCGGGAACTTTGCCAGATGTTGGCCTACATCCCGGACAAGATCCTGCACTTCTACTTTCTGGCCGCCCCGGACTTCGTTCTTGGACCGACCTCGGACTACGCCAGCCGAAACGTCATCGGCGTGATCGGCGCGGCACCGGATCTGGCCAAGAAGGTCGTGCACATGCGCTACAAGGGCCAGATGATGCTCGAGAAGTTTGCGGGCAAAGTCATCCACCCCATCGCTGCGGTGGTTGGAGGGTATTCCAAGCCCATGAGCGAGGACGAGCGCAAGGAGCTCCTGGCCGGAGTCCTGGAGCTCAAGGACTTCTGCCTGTTCACAATGAAATTCGCCCGCGAAGATGTGTTCCCGAAGTATCTGGACGCGGTGAAAACCTTGGGCGTGTTCCCCTCAGGATATCTGGGTACAGTTCGTCCCTCAGACGGCGCTTTGGAACTCTACGATGGAGAGCTCAGGCTCATGGATCAGAACGGAAAATTTGATCAGTTCAAGTACGCTCAATACGGTGACTTCATTGGTGAGCACATCGAGGACTGGTCGTATCTGAAGTTCCCATACGCCAAGAAATGGGGCCCATTGAAACTCGACGAAAACGATCCGGTCGGCGTCTACCGTTCCAATTGCCTGGCCCGGATCAACGTCTGCGACAAGATGGCCACCCCCTTAGCCCAGGAAGAGCTGGACATTTTCCGAAAGAACTTCGGCCGTCCCGCCCATCTGACCCTTCTCTACAATTGGGCCCGACTCATTGAGTTGGTCTATTGCTGCGAGCGGGCCGAAGAGCTTCTGAACGATCCGGAGATCACCAGCCGAGAAATCAGGGCCAAGAACATTGAGCCTAAGGCCGGAGAAGGCGTGGGCTGCGTTGAGGCTCCTCGGGGGACTTTGATCCACCACTACAAGACCGATGAGAACGGCATGTGCTCCTTTGCTAATCTCATTGTCGGAACGACCCATAACAATGCACCCATGAACCTGTCGGTTAAGCAGGCCGCCAAAGCCGTTATCAAGGACGGCAAGTACGACCAGGGCATCCTAAACTTGGTGGAGGTGGCCATACGTGCCTATGACCCGTGAATGAGCTGCGCGACCCACCGCCTGGACGGCGGTATCAACGTCGAGCTGACCATCAAGGACCGGGACGGCAACGTGCTGGACATCATGAAAAACTAGGTTAGACAGACGGGCTGAAATGCACTACAAGGCCGTTGCCCCGCGGGGCGGCGGCCTTGTAGCTTTCGGGCCGGAAGGAGGATATGGGGGATGGATTGGTCCAAGATGTTCACCAGCAGGGTGGTTGTTTTTGGCTGTGGCAACGTGCTCTACGGGGACGACGGCGTGGGCCCGGCCTGCGTGGCCGCACTGGAGCATGATCCGGAATTACCCGAAGACGTCGGTCTCATCGACGCCGGGACATCTATCCGTGCCCTGCTGTTCGATCTCTGCCTGGGCGAAACAGGGCCTGACAGGGTCATCGTCGTCGATGCCATCACAGAAAGCGGACGTCGGCCCGGGGAAGTCTTCGAGGTCGATCTGGACCGGATGGACCGGAAAAAGATCCCGTATTTTTCCATGCACCAGTTCCCGACCACAAATTTGCTGAAGGACCTGCGGGACAAAACCGGAACCGACGTGCGGGTTGTGGTGGTTCAGGCCGAGAGCATCCCCGAGGCCATGTATGAAGGGCTCAGCCCGGCGGTCAGAGAATCGTTTTCCGACCTTCTGTCCTTGGTCAAATCCCTGGCCATGCCCCGAGGGTCAGACACTGTCCGATAAGATCAATCCATGTTCGACCAGTCGCATATCAGAAATTTCAGCATCATCGCTCACATCGACCACGGCAAGTCCACCCTTGCCGACCGGATCCTAGAGTTCACGGGCCTCGTCCAGGATCGGGACAGAAAGGACCAGTACCTGGACCGCATGGACCTGGAGCGGGAGCGGGGCATCACCATCAAGGCCCAGTCGGTCCGGATCCCCTATTCGGGGCGCGACGGAATCAAATATCTTTTGAA contains:
- a CDS encoding CoB--CoM heterodisulfide reductase iron-sulfur subunit A family protein encodes the protein MSEVQKVKGEEGNFTVTVKQNPRYVDMDKCIACGLCAEKCPKKVSDEFNEGLSKRKAAYIPYGQSVPLKYALDGENCIYIQKGKCGACEKHCPTGAIKFDDKETLLEVKVGSIIAAPGFKAFDPVSYDMFDFGHNPDVVTSLQYERILSASGPCMGHLQRPSDSVEPKKVAWLQCVGSRNTNQCANGYCSSVCCMYAIKQAIVSAEHASGDLECTIFYMDMRTHGKEFEKYYELAKEKGIKFVRNRIHTAYPKEGGGVLLEYMGDDGKLTREPFDMFVLSVGLETGPEALQLAETLGIELDAYKFAKTTSFEPVATTRPGIYACGCYQGPKDIPQSVTEASSAAFAAVKTLASERGSLTKAKTFPPEKDLAADEPKIGVFVCSCGINIAGTVDVKKVCEYAETLPNVVYVKNNMFSCSADTQALIAQEIKANDLNRIVIAACTPRTHEPLFQETIREAGLNPYLVEMANIRNQNSWVHQKEPEKATEKAIDQVRMAVAKARLLQPLDALSVQVNQTALVVGGGVAGMTVALGLSKQGFDTVLLEKTSTLGGNALALNKTWKGEEISPYVKELAAKVEATKGIRVYKNAALKTCKGSVGDFVSEIDVAGETRAIKYGAAVICTGAKESKPSEYLYGQDDRVFTHLEFDKELREHGPAIAKAGSTVFIQCVGSREPGRMWCSRVCCTHTMESALEVKKANKDMNVVVLYRDIRTYGAREDLFKACRDQGVIFIRYSLDKKPQVTKRGNDLVITVEDHILKQNVEIRADYLVLASAIEPRDNKSLVELYKCGLNADGFLSEAHPKLRPVDMTVDGMFLAGICHYPKPLDETIAQAQAAVARATLILSKSEMTLDSIKSYPTENCDGCALCVDTCPYGAITLIEYRAEDGRTARKIETNKALCKGCGICEATCPKMGVFVSGFTNIQLEAQLGAVLENI
- a CDS encoding hydrogenase maturation protease, with the protein product MDWSKMFTSRVVVFGCGNVLYGDDGVGPACVAALEHDPELPEDVGLIDAGTSIRALLFDLCLGETGPDRVIVVDAITESGRRPGEVFEVDLDRMDRKKIPYFSMHQFPTTNLLKDLRDKTGTDVRVVVVQAESIPEAMYEGLSPAVRESFSDLLSLVKSLAMPRGSDTVR
- a CDS encoding FAD-dependent oxidoreductase, translated to MSNKNVGAVMVVGGGIAGIQSALDLADAGYFVYLVEKSAGIGGAMAQLDKTFPTNDCAM
- a CDS encoding response regulator, with protein sequence MNRILVIDDERPTLKMFSLFLRAYGFDMLAAESGREGLEIFEREKPPLVLTDVKMPGMDGLGVLKRIKEISPESEVIVVTGHGDIDLALKTLRLGAADFIAKPIDRTSLEAALSRARERLDLAREKREEIQVQETDHALILNFRGHVNAPSEPFLARAMTRALEANKPLVLFNFNPNISVNGVGMTLLSGAIDRAEQAGKTVRIAGLPGHFRQVFEAVGIASRAEIHDSLDAAMALP
- a CDS encoding Ni/Fe hydrogenase subunit alpha → MGKTLNIAPVSRIEGHASVTIHLDDSGNVTDARLHVLSLRGFEKFVIGRPVEEVCRIVNRICGICPWQHHLASNKAADGCLNVTLPPAGKKLRELCQMLAYIPDKILHFYFLAAPDFVLGPTSDYASRNVIGVIGAAPDLAKKVVHMRYKGQMMLEKFAGKVIHPIAAVVGGYSKPMSEDERKELLAGVLELKDFCLFTMKFAREDVFPKYLDAVKTLGVFPSGYLGTVRPSDGALELYDGELRLMDQNGKFDQFKYAQYGDFIGEHIEDWSYLKFPYAKKWGPLKLDENDPVGVYRSNCLARINVCDKMATPLAQEELDIFRKNFGRPAHLTLLYNWARLIELVYCCERAEELLNDPEITSREIRAKNIEPKAGEGVGCVEAPRGTLIHHYKTDENGMCSFANLIVGTTHNNAPMNLSVKQAAKAVIKDGKYDQGILNLVEVAIRAYDP
- a CDS encoding response regulator transcription factor, whose amino-acid sequence is MAKLRALIIHPSPEIRAKTRRLFYTAPEITILGEAVSSFEALELLEHIPYDVFLLGTELEGGVSGLELAQILNQRKQRPGLVFIAQEEQAAFKAFELGALDYLLWPFDGERIKTTIARIRRIVPDRPPVEGSRFSGSDGPFSEEETLHLALKDDDEDRLLSALRHAWDRKGGRPLDIEKLPITQDGRMYLIPYNQIVFVEAYEDYSYVHTTTQKYLTSYRLKNLEERLRAHRFFRVHRKYLVNLDMVTEIASMPGSNFMLRTVGRKKIELPVSRRRIGELKQLLML
- a CDS encoding S-adenosylhomocysteine deaminase gives rise to the protein MPFSDAVFPPPDWSGTLRAEHLWPASPKLPICLDDAAVVCRQGTIVSAGSWPRICSATLPEPIVNVPGHVCPALINAHSHLELSHLRGLVARGQGFEVWVSSLVELNLMNQDSGTLDQAVAEMRDSGVVHVADTCSRQPEPVAEALTRAGLSFHLLMERIGFKDRCPDVETPLPTTAAHAIPSGHALYSTAPTILSAAKAETRARNQPFSIHLAEHPGETELLLSGSGPLRQLLAKRILPSGYAHPGHSPVDHAQRLGLLDAKTLAVHCVHLNDRDIALLVDSGATVCLCPRSNAYIGVGQARWTDLLQTEIPLCMGTDSLASNDDLRLWSEAVFLQSHLENPLGLERLVPMLTAVPARVLGLENLGQVVSGKNAALTRVPDDVLETCQSS
- a CDS encoding type I restriction endonuclease subunit R; amino-acid sequence: MHETSLEGTILDYLTGQEIRNSTFEDLRQALARLMTEECGFPKESLKPRTQIRVIVDGQTAEQTIDIAAFKPDGKPLMAVLFCFGKPGTFLRQSVAAARLGPDGPFPLTLVTDTKEFFLTRTADEKEILEGSSEFPSWRTVLAMAAEAPAWPADEIRKQREARILLAYASLSGPCCGDSCSLDEDRP
- a CDS encoding methyl viologen-reducing hydrogenase, encoding MAKVKIAEEWLNSCSGCEIAILNIGEVLVDLLVNNLDFVHIPVIMDHKYYGQTGEEQKLDIPEAVVGIISGSVRNEEHKEIAEEMRKKCQLIIALGTCATNGGIPALINMYKDEDMLDFVYRQSPTTDPGPNPTSHIPPLLERCYALDEIIDVDIYLPGCPPHPDWIAAAVLALLDGKTEFAMPERSVCDMCPTKKEGKKGLEDIKRMLKTPDFNPDKPLDEMRCLLEQGFLCLGPVTKAGCGGKGKPPRCLSTRMPCRGCYGPIRKTSKPLIDYMGALASNGFDTSKMLDRRGYLGRFSGAHGVLKRLG